ttttttgctgtgatggcagagctgaattttcatctgccattactctagtcttcaatgtcacataatccttcagaaatcaaaattattctttgctatcacagtaataaattacatttaaaaacgtagtacaataaaaaaaatcattctattaaattgtaaaaatatttcacagtatcactgtttttattttatcaaatgaatgcaaaTTTTGTGAGCATAAAGATACTGcttacaaaaacttttattactgctttaaaatatattaaaaataaatattggtaaatattagaaaaatataaatttaggtaattattgataattaaaaatttttacttatataaaacttaaataaattaaatgttattacattttttacattaaattctgTTGGCTAAAACTTAAGGTGAAaactaaatattacataaatatacaagtaataaatgtattacatatttagatacattaaatatgtaaaatattttagttaaattattattgaGCAAAACTATCACGTGACTTTTGTGGTATTAAACGTTAACGATTAACCTGTCTATCAGACAGCCAGGTCGATCAGTGCCAGTGGTCACTGCTTTTCACACTGTAGCATAGTGAAGCATCATGCACCAAAATGCACCATCATCCATCATGCACCACAAAGCTTCTATCACTACCTGGTCGAATCGATCTAGGTCATCATCATAGATCTGGAGCTCCATGCCTCTGTAGCCTTTCTGGAAGCTGCGTCCTTTGGGCATCTCCACATCCATGGGACAGACATACTCTTCATTATCCTCTTGCTTCTTCTTCCTACCAAACCCTCCAAACGCCAGCTTGTGTGGCTATATTTGACACAgacagcatttaaaataaaaatatgtcagCATTTGAACtacaaaatgaatgaaacataaGCAAGTTCTGCAGTAGATGGTCTGGAGATCATACCTTGACTTTAGCCGTGGCGGTGAGTAAGGTGTAGTCTGGATTCTCTAAACACTCCTGTTTGAGTTGCTGAGCCTCAGAACCCACCAGCAGGTTGAAGTGAGTAGCCAGATGCCTCCGCAGCAGAGTCTTGTTGGGGGGAATATTCAGCAGCAAAGCCATTGTCTCCACATTGAAGCGAGGTTCCAGCACCTGAAACCACAAACAAAATTATGCCCATTTGATAAGAAAAAAATTGCacttttgcagatgcttttatctcaGCTATATTTCCACTTTAGCAACCTGGGGTTAACTCCtatgatataaatgcatttcacagatgcttttatccaatgtGACTAACATTGCATTCAAGGCACACATTTAATCACTTCTtgctttccctgggaatcaaacctatgACCTTGCTAGCATCCTGGTTTATGGATCAACCCTTTCAAGCGATTAACTTACAACTTTTCAGGTTTCTAGTACAAATTTGAACCATTCCAACCAATAACCTTAACTAGCACAGTCATTCACTCACCATCAGTCCTCCATGTACTCCACTGCCCCTCAAGTTGGGTGCATATTCAGCCAGGTCAGCAGACCGCAGCCATTCCATCACACGGTGGTTGGTCCACTGAGAGACCTCAGCAGGACTTATGTTGTTCTGAAATAAGGATTgctaaaataagttaaaaaaacaaacaaaaagaaaaaacaacaggaTGGCACAGATTAGAGTTTGGTCTCTTTTCCTACCTCATCTGAAGGTCTTCGCCGCAGACAGTTGGGGTCGTAGCTGTTGAGTCGGAGCACCTGGATGGCTCTCTTAATACTGAGGTGATGAAGAACACTGCCCACTTTCAGAGACAACAGGTCATCCTGTTCAGCATGGACAGGAGAGAGTGGACTTGAAGCAGTTTACAATTCtcaaggatcacgtgacactgactAATGACTGGAATtcggctttgccatcacaaaaaattattacatttgaaaatttattaaaagagaaaacacacatttgaaattgtactaatttttcacaatattaaagtttttacttttaatcacataaatacagccttttttcaaaaacattaaaagctagtttaaccttttattcacagatttaaactttcatttatatGTCAAAATGCAATATTAACCAGGAAAAAGACTAACCACAGTCATATAGTGAAGCATCCGTCCATCCACACGTCCCTCGTCAAACTGAGTCTTGTACTGCGGGAGGCCAATGTCATCAAGCCATCCTAGAACAGAAGGTAAGGGGTTAAGAGATTCAACCGGATACATTCAGTCTTAGTTTTATAACAATTTTACAACAAATCTGATACTGCGGATAAAAAAACATCCATTGCTTACTTGTCACCCATTGGTAGTCTAGTTTGCTTCTGTTGTCATCTTCCTCTGAGCCCAATGCCTGCAGGGCCAGCTGCAGTTTCTTCCTGTGCAGAGGGTGTTTTATTCCCAGCTCCTGCATAGAGAGGGCAGAACAGTCCTTAAACATGAATTTCAGACAGAAAACTGATTATTACCAGAATTAAATGTGGTCTTAAACATTTCGACACCACTATATGCTCTCATTCTGATTGTGAGTAATAAGAGCTCACTCTTTCCAGATCCTGCTGGGATGCCTGCAGGAGCGTCTGGCCTGAGGCGACCCACTGCCTTGCCAAACTCACGTACAACCCCAGTCCCTGCTCCTGCATCCAATCACACACCTGCTCCCGGGACCAGCGAGCAAACGGTGTATCCAGCtcactgaaaaacacaaacaagcaGATCTTAAAAGGTACAATCACCATACAGTGACTGCTGGAGATATTTGCCACAAAAATGTCACACTGGCAACATAATAAATGAGATTTTAATCAGGAACTGAAACTCTGGATCAATAAGCAACCTGTAACTCTGTCACCAGGGTGTTTCCCAAAAGCAGATCTTTCCATTTTGAGAAGGAGCTTTATCCTGTGTCAATGTGATTACTGACCTGTTGGTGTTCTGCAGGTCACGTGACCAACCCAGCCTGGGTCCAGCTGTGGCTCTGACTCCACCCCGTTTAAACTCATTTTCTGATAAGTTATCATCCAGGTTGAATGTGGTTGATTGACTTCTTCTGAGCCtttaaagaagaaagaaaaagtcaAAGAATGTCATCAGTTCATTTATTGATACTGCATGCTTTAAATGTCCGACAAATTTGTCCACATTAGCTAAAAAAGTTTGCAACATGTAGGGtgattttgaatacattttaaaattttgttcatgtaaagaaaaaagaaaaaaaaaacttacatagaGGTTTATATTAAGTAAATCAgaacattcataataatattgcaatatgatacttatttttttgaataatatCACTTATAATATTTCTTTGAAATTAAagtattacaataatatattctttaaatattcagtatacagtattttttttttttacttttatagcatttattatatttattataattgaattggacagtttttttcattttaatactttttttagttagttttagtttttaatttcattgttttttctattcagctttaatttatatttcagatttaataattttagtactttttaatTAAGCCTTTTTCAATTAATAAAACcaatgtttaatagttttaggcttagttaacaataacaatgagGGACATAAAATATGCTAGATAAGGAAAGACGCCAAGTGTCTGAAACGTCCAACCCTGCAGCTGTTTTAGACTCACTTTCCAAAGAGTGCTTTGATTCCTTTTGACTTCTTCTTGCCCTCTGGAGAAATGGGGAGAGTGTGTGTGCTGTCACTGTCAGCTGACCTCTGCGGCATGCCTGCCAGATCCAGATGGTCAGTGCCATCCCTCTCTGTCTCAGCTgtgcaaacaaacacatacacaagaACAGAAAATGTCCTGTTGTCACCACAGCAAACTACGTTACCCATAATACCACAGGCAGTCGAGCATCAAATAAACTAAAGATTATGGGAAGGGAGAAAAAACAGGGCAGTTGTTAAGTTGGAGACCAGAGCAGTAAAAATGTCATGAATAACAGGaagtttaaaagaaataaagcccAAAAATGACAGCGTCTTCCTTGAACTACTGGAATCAGCATCATGCGGCAAGATTGCAGATGACTTCTCGTCTGGACTGAAGAACAAATGGATTTGGTTTATTTTAGGAGTGGAACCATGGAACAAAGTCACATGCTGACATGCAAGTGAACACAATGGAAGAAATATCATCTCTGTTATTGAATGAAACTAAATCCAGCCAGAACGTTCTTTCTTATGTTAGTTTGCATTTGAGGGGAACATATAGAGTTGTGAGAACATGGTCAGAATATTTGAGTGCTGGGTAATGTGGTCGAAAAATAACATGCGATGACGACAGAACCTCTATATTCTTCCTCTCGAAGGACTCACGTTGGCTACCACATGAGcccaattttaaaacaaatctatTTTGACTATTATTTTGACAAGAGGACttcaaaaaaaaatcatttaatatcCCCTCCTGCTatgaagaaaagaaatgaaaataaaccatcTTTGCTCCAAAATGTCTTCCTTTCTAAAGACTTCTGAATAAggcttaaaactaaaataacatttgaaaaaattagtTCCTTCCTACAATATTATGTTGTATACTGATTTTGATCATTTGGGTTTTCAGaattagtaaaatatttattgtatctgtgtgttttgactttACATGTATTTAATATACTGACATTGAGCAGGAGCAGAGTTAGAAATGGTAAAACATGGTCAGAGAACCAACTGATTATGTGTggaaatacatcaaggtaagggATTTTTCCTTGAAGGAAAGAACGAAATGAAAACACATCCAGGTTCTTTTCTCTCCTTCCTCAGAGAGGCCATTTGGCAGGTCTAGCCTGTAAATGGGTGTTTGTACTAAATTTGGGCACTCTTGACTCATGATGTTTTTATCTAAATttatttttggatgtttttttttgtttggtaattttagcttttttaaatcaACTGTAACTGACCATGGGCATATCGATTTAGAAGAAAGAAGTCGTACCCAAATTAGGGGCACTAGCAGTCCTCTTCCCTCCCTTAATCTTGAAGAATCCCCGTCCAAAAGAAGATCTCATTTTCCTGGTGCCGAAGCTGTCATCCTCAGCAGTACGAGAAGAGCTTGGGGATCTGGGTGGAAGAGTTGTGATCTTCTTGAACTCATCAAGTTCATCGCTCTAAAAGTTCAGGAATTAAATATTTCAGATTATTTTATAAGCTTTCATGTCAAATAAGCTTATGTATGTAATATGAAGAACATTccaataatataatgtaaattaaaatagatttattataataaattcaaatttaatataACAACagcaattcataataataattgtaacaatAATTATGATTAATGGGAGTATtactaaaaaaagagagagagagagagagagagagagagagagagaattacctCAGGCTTCTGATCTACTGTTAACGGCTTCTGGAATTTAAAATTGCACAGACTAAATCactttaaatattcaatatattgcATAACCCTAATAAAAACCTTAAAGATAAATACACTTTTACTGAAAATTTGAAATTCACCTTTTCACCGGCTCTTTCATCAAGGTTGCCCTGGTTTGCTGAATTTGTGACCTCTGAAGTTCTAAAGAATGAAAAGACATTATAACCATCACTCTTTCCAACATTCAGATGCTCATAACCACTTTGTAGCATCAAACCACTTTAAGGTTTCTGACTCACACTTTGAGACACAAAGTGGCATGAGTAGCATTTCAGGttaccacatttttttttaaaatacctgGCAAATCAAAATGTGCCATTTTTGTGAATGAACTCCACCTGACACACATACTCACTCGGGACTATCATCTAATGGGGTCTTCAGGGACTGAGTTGGCTCCTGACACTCTTTCTCACTACAAAGGACAAACACACGAGCATTGGGATGCAGAGGTGGTGGCAAAGCATGATGGGTAAGCAGTGGGGTGTATAGACGGACATGCACTGATGTGTTAACAGTGAGAGAATGACACTTTAAACACCATAGAAATGATGGGATAGTATAAATACGGTGACATGGTCATGAACTCTGATATAGATAACAGGCATTTCAAAGACTAGAAAGGATGAAAAGAGGATATGAACATGAAACACACGAATGGAAAATCCTTTAGAGGTGCTAACGCTGAGGATGGGATGCTTGAATGCTGTAACATAGGTGGGACGCTTTGGGACATAAATCTTGAGCCACagatatgatttaaaataatgttgGAGTGTCCAGATTTTATTAGATGATGATCCTGCATGAAAAAACAACTCAGCAGACAAAAAGATGTGTTTTAATGTCCTAAAGTGTACCTTGATGACTGCATGTGTTCCAGGCCTGAATCGTTGTCTGCTTTGTCCGGGGATGTTATATGTACTGTGAGCGATGGCACTTGGAGTGTACTGACAAATGTAGTCGCCTACAGAAGAAGAGAACATACAAAGATAATTCAGACCAGTGTATTCTCTACACCAGTATTTTTCAAAATGCAAACCCCTGGAGGTCCACCTTTCTAgcatacaaatataatatttaatataatataatatctaaaaCAAGCCTTTTTATTagggatttttgtttgtttgtttgtttgttttatttattgagcaCATTTGAAAACAACCATGGGTTGACAAAAGTGCTGTATTGAACATACATTTACCAATAAGGATattaaagtacattaatataaaaaaaggaaacgtTTTAAGTCATCGTCACCTGTTCAGGTAAAAATTTAGATCTGTAAGCATAGATTGAAAAATGGAAAGAGAAGGTGTtgtttaaaacacacaaataatttacaatttagaatgcagatttattttgtaatacaGGTATTGTTACAATTcacaaactatataaaaaaaaattgttcggtgaaaaacatctgaaataaaatctaaatattaaataaaaaaactttgcaaATAATTGCAAATCAAAACTGGTCACCTTGGTTTAAGTACTAATACcactaaaactaaagctgaaataaataaaaccaagctaaagaagatttttttataaatctaataaaaatgacagaaacacattaataaaatttaaatgcaatattaaaacaatataaaaaatgctatactagcaaaaaaaaataaaaaaaatagaataacacTGATTacataaattgattttattcacTCAGTTATCAGAGTCCTTGGCTCAAAACGTTCGAGTGCATTCATCATATTCCAAGGATCCATCACCTCTGAACAGTAATATCTGAAGATATTCAGTCACTCCCTGACAAGTGACTATCTGCGTCTTGGATCATCGGTGACAGTATGAGCCATAGGCTGACAAGCTGTGTGTCCTGCAAGTGTTCAATTTAGCCTTTAGCTTGAAAAAACAGAAGCAACACAACTTTGCGGAACTGTCAATCAGCCTGTGTTGCTCTAAATTAAGGATAATTCTAGTTTGCAGTGCAGTGATTTCAGATTatgcaagccaaaacaaaacataGGTTTTTAACAAAGATGCAAACTAGCCACAAACGGTGAACTGTATAACTTTGTGGGAAATATTATATGAATTTTTGGTCTGAAAAGAAAATTGTACCTCATTTTGACCCCTCACAGCAACTTCCTCTGCGTAAGAGAGCACAGACTTCTCCGTGTCCATGGAGACAGAGAGGGGGGTGGACATGGAGAGGGAGCTGTCACTATTGCTCCCATCACTGTCTCCTTCTTTGACTTTATCTGATGACAAACACAGGAGAGGAAGGAGATTTGATCATTAGCTCGGAAAACGGCACACAACAAGTACAGCCTGTCACTTAACAGCAACACATTAAAGGATTCAAATAAGTGGGtgaatgtataatataatataatatattaatttctcattattgcattagttttttttacacttttgtttttacatCACCATGTACACCTTCCacaacatttaatttacaatttaaataatgcattttttgtatTAAAGTGTTGTTACAGTTcactaattattaaaataattttgattaatgaaataaggctaagataaaataaaattataatataaatattagatgaaaacttcagcttaaacaaaactttaaaaaatttaatgaaagttagaaatgttgcctgacaactaactgaaataaaatgaagtgctaaaattactaaaactgaaataaaataaaggttattttgtttttattataaaaggaCAAAGgcacataaaattaataaaactaaatagtattcaaataaaaacaaaataaaactagttcAATTGTATATAAATTCAAAGCTAGTtcaattgtatataaataatacaaataatactaatTACAGGAATGACAAACACATTTCATTGACAACACTTTGGAACTTTtattaaaaagctaaataaatcacCTTTTCTTCCTTGTGCTGACATGACCATCTCTTGTACTTTCTTGTAACGCATCAGTGACTGTCGCAACTCTTCAATCTTGTGATCCTACACAAAGCATCATTAACAGCATTAAATGCCTGGTTCCTTCATGATTTTCAAAAGCAATGGGAAAGGAAGCTTATGACTTAAAACTACCTTCTCCTCATTTGCAGCCATCAACGACTCCATTGCTTTCTTCATCTTCTGTACTTCCATATCTGCAAAGCACAGGCTTAGTAAACTAAAGACTATTTCATAAACTCTAAAGGGCAAAGAAACATCAAGACTCAAGTCTGACATTAAGCATCACAAACTGTAGACAGACACATTGAAACTGAAATACAACAGTGACCTTCTGTGACAAATGTGAGAAATGTACACAACGGAAGCGAGGGGGAGCTTGTGGAGAATAAATGTGAGCGTATGCAACCACAGATAAGAGTAGATGTCCAGCCTGTTATGAGAAATATGAACATGGGCAATGCACTATAATGGATGGAAGGGGTGAAGAAATTAACTTTGGGGAACAGGAGGTGTTACAGTACGAGGTGAcaggcaaaaaacaaacaataatgtaAATGTGACATGCCAGATGGTGACCACAATCTGACTTTTGTCAGGGCTACAGCATAAGAAAGGATTGTTATTCATTACATCTTTCCCTTTCCTATAactaatatattgtatttttaaatccaTTAACTTCCTGTAATTTGCACTACTTTGTTTCATAGAAAAGCAAGCTTCATGAGTACGATGCCTAAACATGCAggcacaaaaagtaaaaaaaaatagtacaaagATTAAAAAGCTGACAAAGGGATGTATGTGTAGAAGGTAGACATGGAGTCCCCTTACGTTTCTCTTTGAGcctcttttttaatgtttcctcaGTATGGAAAACTGCTTAAGACAGAGTAATAATATTAAACgtgtatatatcaaataaaaatacataagagaaaacaaaaaaatctaaataataaaccAAAATCAAAATAAACCAAAACTAAATAACAAGAGAAAacaatgtaatacatttaatcaaaacaaacaataaaaaaaggcaaaaacaatgaacataaataaagacacattgaaataaacaaaaacaacaacaacaaaaatactaagcaaaaacttaaaatatcaagtaaaaaacaaaacaaacatcaaaagcatatcaaatcaaataacaaaataaactttaaaaaaaatagcaactGACTGAGCTTGATCTACTAcggattttatattaaattatttagtaCATCATCACAGAAACATAATGCATAATGACAAGACAAAACTAGACCCCTCTAGAGCATGCTGGGACAGGCAATACTGTGATTACTAAAAGTGTGAATAACAACAGCTATGCATGACCCACCTCTCTCTGTGCTGTCTAGGCCTGCAGGCGTTGGGGATCTGGACCCTGTCTCATCCTGCAGCCTCCTCAGATCACCATCTCTGCCATCCAGCTGCCTTTTCAACGTAACCAGCTCCTCctaaacattaaacacacatcTCACAACTCTGATCCAAAGTCTGGACGACGTCTGAAATTAACAGGTTAAACACCCAGTAATACCAAACCATGCAGTTACTAATTACTATCAGAGAGTTCAGTACATGGCACTTGCAAAATGAAAGTTAGACAtaattacttgttttttttttttaatagtacaaGCATGCAGATTTATCGGATTATGTCGCAAATaggcaaatattaaattaatcaattacaTAGGTGAATACCACTTCATCATCAAGATCACATTCAAGAACTTCATTCAAGAGTTCAATACATTGCCAGGGTGGTAGAGAAAACTACAGTAACACAATCATGCAAACCTCACACTGAGCTTTTCAAACCTTGTGACTTAACTATATATGCTACAGTAAGAAGCAGTAACAGAAATAGCTTCTTGTGCATTATAAAGCAGTCTGAAATTTAGCTCTCCAGGCTTAAACATCACATAGAGCCTAACACTAAAGCAGATCTTATACTGGTGCCACTGCTTAGAGAGGAGGGCAGATTTAATGAGTAGCTTCCAAATCATGATGAGAACTTTGTCTGTACATCATTGTGCAAAATGGAGGGCTATGGAGCTCACAGTCAAGCTGAGACAGTTAAAGGTTTGATACTGTAGTGAGTGACATGAGATAATAGGCTCATTAACAGTGGTCTCAGACTGTATTTTGACTctatatgtaaaatgtttaaaccttAAACTAAATCTAAATACAACATGCCAAAAAGCAAAGTTAcagagcaaaaaataataataattaaaaaaaaaatctctggatCACAACCAGAAGCAGTAACCACCCTGAGGTATTCCAACCTTGAGCGCCTGGATTTTTTGTTCCTTCCTCTGTTTCTCATACTGCATCTGGCCCATTTTGAGTTTCAGGCTAGAGAGTTTGGCCATTAGCGACTAGCGGCAGAGAGGTTAGCCAAGGAGGAAAAGGAAAATAGACACTTAAAGATAACAAGAAAGATAACAAGAGAGACAAAAGAAGAAGAGAATCCCTATGCAAGCTTAAAGATAGTAACATGTAGATGTTTTCACTTGTAAGAAACTAGCGTTGAAACTCACCTTAGTGGATTTCAGTTTCTTCTCATACTGTAACCGTTCATTCTCCAACTCAGAAATGCGATATCTCAGTTCATTAATCTCCAAAATCAAACCCTAAAAACGAAAAAGGCAAAAAATCTCCATAGAATTTCACAAAGTGTCTCAAGCATTTTAGCAACAacttgtttttctaaaaaaaaaaaatattattagtatttgtttaataatgtgaaatatactGTTGAATGGGTTAAAGTTAAACTGGCATATGTATGCTGTcgattaccacacacacacacgttacaataaaaaaaaaaaaaaaaaaaaaaaacagggtcaTTAATGTACAGaatctaaaaatattaataatcttttCTAAACACTCACAGATTATCATGGCAATATTCTAGAAACTATTTTGCTTCAAAGGGCTTCAAAGAGAAGCCAATTCTTAAATTTGAAATGGTTTGTTTAACAAACTGATTAggtattcaatatttatttacaagcataaaaaaaaacaagaatatagTGAAAACCATCCATTCAGCACTCAGGCCTTTCAGGGCCAAACTCTTTGTGAGGATGTCTAGCATTCAAGCGTGGATTTATGATTCAATAAACAACAGCCAGTTGTAAACCCTCATTAAAATACAGACGCTTGGAGCTGTGATCCGGAAAACTCAAAGGACAAATCagaatacactacagttcaaatttTTGGGTCAGTACAACGGTTTTCAACTGTGATaagaaatgttataataataataataataataataataataataagcattttataatgatttctgaaggatcatgaaacACTGACAACTGAAGTAATGAATcactgcttaaaattcagctttgccatctaagaaattacattttaaaatatatttatttctatatacatatacaatatatttattcaaaaaatgagttattttaatttgcaataatatctatcaaaaatactgttttattgcatttttgatcaattaaatgcaggcttggtaaacataagagacctctttttaaaacatttttaaaaaatcttaccagccacaaacttttgaacagtagtgtagatataaaatatttaaagctacAGTAGTTCGGATTCAGTTCAAAATCTAAAAAGACATATTATACTTTAAGTCTTAACAGGATAAAAAGACGACATTTTGGGAAACAAACTGGAGACTCGCTGAGACAGTAAATTATGTGGCAGCAAAATAACAGGAAAGAGCagaaattatttttatctttgaaGAATGTGTTGACCGACCTAGACCAAACACACTTGCCAGTGCACAGTTTAAACCATAAATAATTTGTCTATATGTTCAATAATACTCTAAGAAGAATGAAAAACACAATCACAAAGAAATGCCTGAAATGGAACGTTTGTCTCAATGGAAAGCTTTTCTGTGGCAGACTGTGAACACACAGGTGCAAAGACTGGTTCATCTTCATGACCCTAATCTGAAAACATCCTCTTGCTTTTCATCATTTTTGGATGTTGTCTGACTCAAAAACACCTGCTAAAGTGATAACAGCATTTCCCAAGCctaaataaaacatgttatgGACAAGAACCGAGACAAGCTGGTCTGGAGTTCTTAAGATAATAGCCTGCTTTGCATCTAGCATGAAATGATTAGATTTGAATgaacacgtaaaaaaaaaaacctttccggTTTGCAGTTAATTTGTGCCAAGAAACACCCACTTTGACAG
This sequence is a window from Carassius auratus strain Wakin chromosome 43, ASM336829v1, whole genome shotgun sequence. Protein-coding genes within it:
- the LOC113061576 gene encoding liprin-beta-1-like isoform X4, translated to MMSDASDMLAAALEQMDGIIAGSKALDYSNGIFDCQSPTSPFMGSLRALNLLEDLRGILELMDTEERESLRCQIPDSTADSLVEWLHGHLSNGHISITGDVYQDRLNRLESDKESLVLQVSVLTDQVEAQGEKIRDLDLCLDEHRDKLNATEEMLQQELLCRSALETQKLELMAEVSKLKLKLTAIEKERLDFDDRFGDSEGLILEINELRYRISELENERLQYEKKLKSTKSLMAKLSSLKLKMGQMQYEKQRKEQKIQALKEELVTLKRQLDGRDGDLRRLQDETGSRSPTPAGLDSTERDMEVQKMKKAMESLMAANEEKDHKIEELRQSLMRYKKVQEMVMSAQGRKDKVKEGDSDGSNSDSSLSMSTPLSVSMDTEKSVLSYAEEVAVRGQNEATTFVSTLQVPSLTVHITSPDKADNDSGLEHMQSSSEKECQEPTQSLKTPLDDSPETSEVTNSANQGNLDERAGEKKPLTVDQKPESDELDEFKKITTLPPRSPSSSRTAEDDSFGTRKMRSSFGRGFFKIKGGKRTASAPNLAETERDGTDHLDLAGMPQRSADSDSTHTLPISPEGKKKSKGIKALFGKLRRSQSTTFNLDDNLSENEFKRGGVRATAGPRLGWSRDLQNTNSELDTPFARWSREQVCDWMQEQGLGLYVSLARQWVASGQTLLQASQQDLERELGIKHPLHRKKLQLALQALGSEEDDNRSKLDYQWVTRWLDDIGLPQYKTQFDEGRVDGRMLHYMTVDDLLSLKVGSVLHHLSIKRAIQVLRLNSYDPNCLRRRPSDENNISPAEVSQWTNHRVMEWLRSADLAEYAPNLRGSGVHGGLMVLEPRFNVETMALLLNIPPNKTLLRRHLATHFNLLVGSEAQQLKQECLENPDYTLLTATAKVKPHKLAFGGFGRKKKQEDNEEYVCPMDVEMPKGRSFQKGYRGMELQIYDDDLDRFDQMEDSEGTVRQIGAFSEGINNLTSMLKEDEFFKEISSSFPNASVKDDDSNV
- the LOC113061576 gene encoding liprin-beta-1-like isoform X2, whose translation is MMSDASDMLAAALEQMDGIIAGSKALDYSNGIFDCQSPTSPFMGSLRALNLLEDLRGILELMDTEERESLRCQIPDSTADSLVEWLHGHLSNGHISITGDVYQDRLNRLESDKESLVLQVSVLTDQVEAQGEKIRDLDLCLDEHRDKLNATEEMLQQELLCRSALETQKLELMAEVSKLKLKLTAIEKERLDFDDRFGDSEGLILEINELRYRISELENERLQYEKKLKSTKSLMAKLSSLKLKMGQMQYEKQRKEQKIQALKEELVTLKRQLDGRDGDLRRLQDETGSRSPTPAGLDSTERVFHTEETLKKRLKEKHMEVQKMKKAMESLMAANEEKDHKIEELRQSLMRYKKVQEMVMSAQGRKDKVKEGDSDGSNSDSSLSMSTPLSVSMDTEKSVLSYAEEVAVRGQNEATTFVSTLQVPSLTVHITSPDKADNDSGLEHMQSSSEKECQEPTQSLKTPLDDSPETSEVTNSANQGNLDERAGEKKPLTVDQKPESDELDEFKKITTLPPRSPSSSRTAEDDSFGTRKMRSSFGRGFFKIKGGKRTASAPNLAETERDGTDHLDLAGMPQRSADSDSTHTLPISPEGKKKSKGIKALFGKLRRSQSTTFNLDDNLSENEFKRGGVRATAGPRLGWSRDLQNTNSELDTPFARWSREQVCDWMQEQGLGLYVSLARQWVASGQTLLQASQQDLERELGIKHPLHRKKLQLALQALGSEEDDNRSKLDYQWVTRWLDDIGLPQYKTQFDEGRVDGRMLHYMTVDDLLSLKVGSVLHHLSIKRAIQVLRLNSYDPNCLRRRPSDENNISPAEVSQWTNHRVMEWLRSADLAEYAPNLRGSGVHGGLMVLEPRFNVETMALLLNIPPNKTLLRRHLATHFNLLVGSEAQQLKQECLENPDYTLLTATAKVKPHKLAFGGFGRKKKQEDNEEYVCPMDVEMPKGRSFQKGYRGMELQIYDDDLDRFDQMEDSEGTVRQIGAFSEGINNLTSMLKEDEFFKEISSSFPNASVKDDDSNV
- the LOC113061576 gene encoding liprin-beta-1-like isoform X3 → MMSDASDMLAAALEQMDGIIAGSKALDYSNGIFDCQSPTSPFMGSLRALNLLEDLRGILELMDTEERESLRCQIPDSTADSLVEWLHGHLSNGHISITGDVYQDRLNRLESDKESLVLQVSVLTDQVEAQGEKIRDLDLCLDEHRDKLNATEEMLQQELLCRSALETQKLELMAEVSKLKLKLTAIEKERLDFDDRFGDSEGLILEINELRYRISELENERLQYEKKLKSTKSLMAKLSSLKLKMGQMQYEKQRKEQKIQALKEELVTLKRQLDGRDGDLRRLQDETGSRSPTPAGLDSTERAVFHTEETLKKRLKEKHMEVQKMKKAMESLMAANEEKDHKIEELRQSLMRYKKVQEMVMSAQGRKDKVKEGDSDGSNSDSSLSMSTPLSVSMDTEKSVLSYAEEVAVRGQNEATTFVSTLQVPSLTVHITSPDKADNDSGLEHMQSSSEKECQEPTQSLKTPLDDSPETSEVTNSANQGNLDERAGEKSDELDEFKKITTLPPRSPSSSRTAEDDSFGTRKMRSSFGRGFFKIKGGKRTASAPNLAETERDGTDHLDLAGMPQRSADSDSTHTLPISPEGKKKSKGIKALFGKLRRSQSTTFNLDDNLSENEFKRGGVRATAGPRLGWSRDLQNTNSELDTPFARWSREQVCDWMQEQGLGLYVSLARQWVASGQTLLQASQQDLERELGIKHPLHRKKLQLALQALGSEEDDNRSKLDYQWVTRWLDDIGLPQYKTQFDEGRVDGRMLHYMTVDDLLSLKVGSVLHHLSIKRAIQVLRLNSYDPNCLRRRPSDENNISPAEVSQWTNHRVMEWLRSADLAEYAPNLRGSGVHGGLMVLEPRFNVETMALLLNIPPNKTLLRRHLATHFNLLVGSEAQQLKQECLENPDYTLLTATAKVKPHKLAFGGFGRKKKQEDNEEYVCPMDVEMPKGRSFQKGYRGMELQIYDDDLDRFDQMEDSEGTVRQIGAFSEGINNLTSMLKEDEFFKEISSSFPNASVKDDDSNV